A single genomic interval of Longimicrobium sp. harbors:
- a CDS encoding DUF3108 domain-containing protein, whose product MGRAAMAVLGVAILAAAGPASAPQRPYGPGERAEYQVRLAGVRVGRGSLEMLGVQNVNGRPAYHARMTVQGGALGARVNDLYETWIDTEGGFSRRFHQKLQEVRYRRDRTYDFNPERRTWRRDNGDTGTLPTNRPLDDLSFLYHVRTVPLEVGKTYTLRDYFKEDGNPVILRVVRRETVEVPAGRFRTIVVRPSIRTSGLFSEGGQAEVHFTDDARRVVVLIRSRVPVVGSLTMHLERYQPAR is encoded by the coding sequence ATGGGCAGGGCGGCGATGGCCGTGCTCGGCGTGGCGATCCTCGCCGCGGCGGGGCCCGCGTCCGCCCCGCAGCGGCCGTACGGACCCGGCGAGCGGGCGGAGTACCAGGTGAGGCTGGCCGGCGTCCGCGTGGGCCGCGGCTCGCTGGAGATGCTGGGCGTGCAGAACGTCAACGGCCGCCCCGCCTACCACGCGCGGATGACGGTGCAGGGCGGCGCCCTCGGCGCCCGCGTGAACGACCTGTACGAGACGTGGATCGACACGGAGGGTGGGTTCTCGCGCCGCTTCCACCAGAAGCTGCAGGAGGTCCGCTACCGCCGCGACCGCACCTACGACTTCAACCCGGAGCGCCGCACCTGGCGCCGCGACAACGGCGACACGGGCACGCTCCCCACGAACCGGCCGCTGGACGACCTGTCGTTCCTGTACCACGTCCGCACGGTGCCGCTGGAAGTGGGGAAGACGTACACGCTGCGCGACTACTTCAAGGAGGACGGCAACCCCGTCATCCTGCGCGTGGTGCGCCGCGAGACGGTGGAGGTCCCCGCCGGCCGCTTCCGCACCATCGTGGTTCGCCCCAGCATCCGCACCAGCGGCCTCTTCAGCGAGGGCGGGCAGGCGGAGGTGCACTTCACCGACGATGCGCGCCGCGTGGTGGTCCTCATCCGCAGCCGCGTGCCGGTGGTGGGCTCGCTCACGATGCACCTGGAACGCTACCAGCCCGCGCGCTGA